The genomic region CGGCTGAACGCCGTAAACGGGAGCGGCAGCAACAGGAAGCCACAGAGGACCCTACCGAGATTGCAGCTGAAGCCGCCCCGTCAGCTGGCTGAGGGCTGAACCAGGAGCAGCTGGCACTGCCGTCAGGCTGAGCTGGCTAGCCAACTGGACGGGCTTGGGCAATTCAGGCGGCAGCAAGCCCCGCTCTGCAAGCGCTGCAGGCCGCAGCCGCAACTGCATCGAAGCGCCAAGGCCGGGCTGGCTCAGCACAGGCGTTGCTGCTACTGGAGTAGCGGCGGGTGGTTCGGGTCCAAGGAAGAGCAGCAGCTGGGGGCTGCTCGAACCAGCCAGCACCCAGCGCCAACCTCCCACGACTCGCCCATCCTGCTGGCGCCAGAGCGTCGCGGCTAAGGCCTTTGAGCCAGATTGCGTCGCCTCGAGCCCCTGGGTCTCGAGCGGTTCCACCAGCCCGGCGAGCATCTGGTTCCAGGGACGCCGATCCCCGAAGACCGCCAACTGCAGCTCCAGACCCGTCTGGAAGGGGCCCTGGGCCAGCTGGCGCAGTCGCAAGACAAAGGGCACACGACGCAACATGGTGATTTGGGCATCACCGATGCCGTAGCGAGCCGCCAGCGGTTCCCGGATCAGCTCGCGGCTCAGCAGCCCCTGCAATAAGCCCTCAAGGCCAGGACCGCGCCACTCCAGCAGCAACTCTGAGGGCAGGGGAGGAGGCACAACTGCTGGCGCCGCACGACCTGGGGCGGCCAGCAGGCCGCTGGCAGCAGCTGCTTCTCCAGCGAGCCCTAGGTTGGCGCCTTCGAGATCGAGACTCAAACATCCCTCCTGGAAGCGTTGCAACAGAGGGGCTGCAGGGCCGGCCATCACGCCAAGGCCAAGGGGGGCCCAGAAAACCGCTTGCTCCTGCTGCAAGCGCTGCAGGCAGCGCTGCTCCAGACCGCGGCGCTGACGTTGGGCCAAGTTGAGCTGGTCTTGCAGTAGCCGCTTGGCAAGGGGATCGGCTGCCACGACCACGAGGTCATCAACCCGAATTCCATGGGGAGGCAGGGGGCTTGCTGCTTGAAACTGATAGGCCAAAAAGGCGCCACCATCGCCATCGCGCCCCCAGAACTGCCACCAGAAGCGGCGCTGCTGACGCCAAATCCGACGCGCCTGAGCAGCGCCAAGGCGCTGGCTCCACAGGGCTGGCACCGGTCGCTCCGGGGCGGCCGGAAAGCTCTGCAGCAGGGCGGCCTGGCCCAGCAGCCGCTCCAGCCCCTCGGCCCGGGGCCGGGGGGATCGCAGCAGCAAGCCAGCCGGAAGCAGTAGCAACAGAACCGTCAGGGTGAGGGTCCAGCGCAAGCGGGTCACGCCACAGCTCCGTAGAGGGTGGTGCGGCGCCGTACCGGACGGCCAAGCCGCTGGGCAGCCGCCTCAAGCGCCTGGGGGGACTGGCGGGTGCCGCCGCTGGCACCCGCCATCGTGGTGATGTGCTCCTCCATCAAGGTGCCGCCCAGGTCATTGCAGCCCCAGCGCAGGGCCTCGGTGGCGCCTGCGAGGGTGAGCTTCACCCAGCTGGGCTGATGGAAACGAAACCAGGGCCCCAGCAACAGCCGGGCTTGGGCCGTGAGCAGCAACATCGCTGCAAGGTCGGGCTGGTCCCGTTGCACCCGGGAGCGCAGGGCAGCTGGCGCCGAGGCGCCCACAAACGGCAGCAGCACAAACTCAGTGAAACCCTGGCGCTGATGCTGCCAGGCGTAGCGCTGCACCGCCACCAGGGTCAGCAGGTGAGCCACCACGTCTGCCGGAGATTCGATGTGGCCTGCCATCAGGGTGCTGGTGGCTGGCAAGCCGTGCTCGTGCACCTGAAGCATCACCGCCACCCACTCCCGGGCCGTGAGTTTCTCCGGACAGAGCACCTGCCGCACCGGCTCACTGAGCACCTCTGCCGCCGTACCCGGCACCGATCCCAGGCCAGCCGCTTGCAGCCGCGCCAGCACCTGATCGAGGGGCAGCCCGTCGTGCTGGGCGAAATAAAGCAGCTCCTGGGGCGAAAAGGCATGCAGGTGCAACCCCGGTGCTGCCTGCTGCAACAGACCAAGCAACCGTTCGGCATAGGCCAGCTGACTGCCTGCCACCGTGGCAGCTGGGTTGAGTCCGCCCTGGATACAGAGCTCGGTGGCTCCAGCCTCAAGTGCCTCGGCGGCTTTTTGCTGCAGGTCTGCTTCGCTAAG from Cyanobium sp. Tous-M-B4 harbors:
- a CDS encoding CofH family radical SAM protein — protein: MSAAGSSPPSFTPAGLADWAWQSAAELLVPPPAEPFSLSQALDLEPHDLEALDLEDLVAAIDSAQPKPPLGCDTDKHDPGSWDPALLASLGLSLLSRSADAEQDELLRRAADGLRQKLAGNIVTYVVNRNLNVSNHCIKHCSFCAFRRDAGDPGAYWLSEADLQQKAAEALEAGATELCIQGGLNPAATVAGSQLAYAERLLGLLQQAAPGLHLHAFSPQELLYFAQHDGLPLDQVLARLQAAGLGSVPGTAAEVLSEPVRQVLCPEKLTAREWVAVMLQVHEHGLPATSTLMAGHIESPADVVAHLLTLVAVQRYAWQHQRQGFTEFVLLPFVGASAPAALRSRVQRDQPDLAAMLLLTAQARLLLGPWFRFHQPSWVKLTLAGATEALRWGCNDLGGTLMEEHITTMAGASGGTRQSPQALEAAAQRLGRPVRRRTTLYGAVA